The following are encoded together in the Macadamia integrifolia cultivar HAES 741 chromosome 10, SCU_Mint_v3, whole genome shotgun sequence genome:
- the LOC122092472 gene encoding uncharacterized protein LOC122092472 isoform X1, translated as MFEGFGTIATMSTSPSLAGGEKRHWWLSNRKVVDKYVKEARALIATQEQSEIASALNLLDAALALSPRFESALELKARSLLYLRRYKEVADMLQEYIPSVKMVSEESCLSSDNSSQQLSREQVKLLPSDSIDKDPTFKCFSVSDLKKKVMAGICKSYETEGQWRYLVVGQACCHLGLIEDAMVLLQTGKRLASAAFRKESVCWSDDSFSFANVTGSSDFSYGNTPITPPPPESECVAQLLSHIKLLLRRRTAAVAALDAGLNSEAVRHFSKIVDNRRGTPQGFLAECYMHRASAYRAAGRIAEAIADCNRTLALDPTCIPALTTRASLLETIRCFSDSLRDLEHLKLLYDSILRDRKLPGPVWKRHNVRYRDVPGNLKALTSKMQELRQRLASGETGNVDYYALIGLRRGCSRSELERAHLLLSLRHRPDRAISFIDRCEFVDDRDIDSVKDQARMSALVLYRLLQKGYSTVMSTIMDEEAAEKRRKKAAAALQGAAVAASPQNQVIVPEPKLECEKSSGKPLPAAMEIQGRNRSSSDYSAVDEVKERKNVNANAAATATAAVFQGVFCRDLAVVGNLLSQVGFDIPIPVKYEALSC; from the exons ATGTTTGAAGGTTTTGGAACTATTGCAACCATGTCGACTTCTCCATCTTTGGCTGGTGGGGAGAAGAGGCATTGGTGGCTTAGCAACAGAAAG GTTGTCGACAAGTATGTAAAAGAAGCTCGAGCGCTAATCGCCACCCAGGAGCAGTCGGAGATCGCTTCGGCCCTGAATCTCCTCGATGCTGCCCTTGCGCTCTCTCCGCGGTTCGAGTCGGCTCTTGAGCTTAAAGCTCGATCCCTTCTCTACCTCCGACGATACAAGGAGGTTGCTGACATGCTTCAAGAATACATACCCAGCGTCAAGATGGTATCCGAAGAATCATGCCTCTCTTCCGACAACTCGTCCCAGCAGCTGTCTAGGGAACAAGTTAAGCTCCTCCCCTCTGACTCGATAGATAAAGACCCCACTTTTAAATGCTTCTCTGTTTCGGACCTAAAGAAGAAGGTCATGGCTGGTATCTGTAAGAGCTACGAGACGGAAGGGCAATGGAG GTACTTGGTTGTGGGTCAAGCTTGTTGCCATCTTGGGTTGATTGAAGACGCAATGGTGCTCCTTCAAACAGGAAAACGTCTAGCTTCAGCAGCGTTCAGGAAGGAAAGCGTGTGCTGGTCTGACGACAGCTTCTCGTTCGCCAACGTTACTGGCAGCAGCGATTTCAGCTACGGCAATACTCCGATAACGCCACCACCGCCGGAGTCCGAGTGTGTCGCACAACTCCTCAGTCACATCAAGCTGCTCCTTCGCCGCCGCACTGCGGCCGTTGCAGCCTTAGACGCAGGTCTCAACTCGGAAGCCGTCAGGCACTTCTCCAAGATAGTTGATAATCGCCGAGGAACCCCACAGGGCTTCCTTGCGGAATGCTACATGCACAGAGCTTCTGCATACAGGGCTGCTGGCCGAATTGCAGAGGCCATTGCTGATTGCAATAGGACCCTTGCACTTGACCCAACCTGTATCCCGGCTCTGACCACACGGGCCAGCCTCCTGGAGACCATTAGATGCTTTTCCGATAGCCTGCGTGATCTCGAACACTTGAAGCTCCTCTATGATTCCATCTTACGGGACAGGAAGCTCCCTGGCCCTGTTTGGAAGAGGCACAATGTCCGGTACCGTGACGTCCCAGGCAATCTGAAGGCCTTGACATCGAAGATGCAGGAATTGAGGCAGAGACTGGCTTCTGGGGAGACGGGCAATGTGGATTATTATGCACTGATCGGATTGAGGAGGGGCTGCTCGCGATCGGAGTTGGAGAGGGCCCATTTGTTGCTGAGCTTGCGGCACAGACCTGATAGGGCCATCAGTTTTATCGATCGATGCGAGTTTGTGGATGATCGTGACATTGATTCGGTGAAAGACCAAGCAAGGATGTCGGCATTGGTGTTATATCGGCTTCTACAAAAGGGGTATTCGACCGTCATGTCCACTATCATGGACGAGGAGGCAGCTGAGAAGCGGAGGAAGAAGGCCGCAGCTGCTCTACAGGGAGCGGCGGTGGCGGCTTCACCCCAAAACCAAGTTATCGTCCCAGAGCCAAAGTTGGAATGCGAGAAGAGTAGTGGTAAACCTTTACCAGCAGCAATGGAGATTCAAGGGAGGAACCGGAGTTCATCAGATTACAGTGCAGTGGATGAGGTCAAGGAGAGGAAGAACGTGAATGCGAATGCGGCGGccacagcaacagcagcagtaTTCCAAGGGGTTTTTTGTCGAGATCTTGCCGTCGTTGGGAATTTGCTGTCGCAGGTTGGGTTTGACATTCCGATTCCGGTCAAATATGAAGCTTTGAGCTGCTAA
- the LOC122092472 gene encoding uncharacterized protein LOC122092472 isoform X2 — protein sequence MAALHVVVFQEVVDKYVKEARALIATQEQSEIASALNLLDAALALSPRFESALELKARSLLYLRRYKEVADMLQEYIPSVKMVSEESCLSSDNSSQQLSREQVKLLPSDSIDKDPTFKCFSVSDLKKKVMAGICKSYETEGQWRYLVVGQACCHLGLIEDAMVLLQTGKRLASAAFRKESVCWSDDSFSFANVTGSSDFSYGNTPITPPPPESECVAQLLSHIKLLLRRRTAAVAALDAGLNSEAVRHFSKIVDNRRGTPQGFLAECYMHRASAYRAAGRIAEAIADCNRTLALDPTCIPALTTRASLLETIRCFSDSLRDLEHLKLLYDSILRDRKLPGPVWKRHNVRYRDVPGNLKALTSKMQELRQRLASGETGNVDYYALIGLRRGCSRSELERAHLLLSLRHRPDRAISFIDRCEFVDDRDIDSVKDQARMSALVLYRLLQKGYSTVMSTIMDEEAAEKRRKKAAAALQGAAVAASPQNQVIVPEPKLECEKSSGKPLPAAMEIQGRNRSSSDYSAVDEVKERKNVNANAAATATAAVFQGVFCRDLAVVGNLLSQVGFDIPIPVKYEALSC from the exons ATGGCCGCACTACACGTTGTGGTGTTCCAAGAG GTTGTCGACAAGTATGTAAAAGAAGCTCGAGCGCTAATCGCCACCCAGGAGCAGTCGGAGATCGCTTCGGCCCTGAATCTCCTCGATGCTGCCCTTGCGCTCTCTCCGCGGTTCGAGTCGGCTCTTGAGCTTAAAGCTCGATCCCTTCTCTACCTCCGACGATACAAGGAGGTTGCTGACATGCTTCAAGAATACATACCCAGCGTCAAGATGGTATCCGAAGAATCATGCCTCTCTTCCGACAACTCGTCCCAGCAGCTGTCTAGGGAACAAGTTAAGCTCCTCCCCTCTGACTCGATAGATAAAGACCCCACTTTTAAATGCTTCTCTGTTTCGGACCTAAAGAAGAAGGTCATGGCTGGTATCTGTAAGAGCTACGAGACGGAAGGGCAATGGAG GTACTTGGTTGTGGGTCAAGCTTGTTGCCATCTTGGGTTGATTGAAGACGCAATGGTGCTCCTTCAAACAGGAAAACGTCTAGCTTCAGCAGCGTTCAGGAAGGAAAGCGTGTGCTGGTCTGACGACAGCTTCTCGTTCGCCAACGTTACTGGCAGCAGCGATTTCAGCTACGGCAATACTCCGATAACGCCACCACCGCCGGAGTCCGAGTGTGTCGCACAACTCCTCAGTCACATCAAGCTGCTCCTTCGCCGCCGCACTGCGGCCGTTGCAGCCTTAGACGCAGGTCTCAACTCGGAAGCCGTCAGGCACTTCTCCAAGATAGTTGATAATCGCCGAGGAACCCCACAGGGCTTCCTTGCGGAATGCTACATGCACAGAGCTTCTGCATACAGGGCTGCTGGCCGAATTGCAGAGGCCATTGCTGATTGCAATAGGACCCTTGCACTTGACCCAACCTGTATCCCGGCTCTGACCACACGGGCCAGCCTCCTGGAGACCATTAGATGCTTTTCCGATAGCCTGCGTGATCTCGAACACTTGAAGCTCCTCTATGATTCCATCTTACGGGACAGGAAGCTCCCTGGCCCTGTTTGGAAGAGGCACAATGTCCGGTACCGTGACGTCCCAGGCAATCTGAAGGCCTTGACATCGAAGATGCAGGAATTGAGGCAGAGACTGGCTTCTGGGGAGACGGGCAATGTGGATTATTATGCACTGATCGGATTGAGGAGGGGCTGCTCGCGATCGGAGTTGGAGAGGGCCCATTTGTTGCTGAGCTTGCGGCACAGACCTGATAGGGCCATCAGTTTTATCGATCGATGCGAGTTTGTGGATGATCGTGACATTGATTCGGTGAAAGACCAAGCAAGGATGTCGGCATTGGTGTTATATCGGCTTCTACAAAAGGGGTATTCGACCGTCATGTCCACTATCATGGACGAGGAGGCAGCTGAGAAGCGGAGGAAGAAGGCCGCAGCTGCTCTACAGGGAGCGGCGGTGGCGGCTTCACCCCAAAACCAAGTTATCGTCCCAGAGCCAAAGTTGGAATGCGAGAAGAGTAGTGGTAAACCTTTACCAGCAGCAATGGAGATTCAAGGGAGGAACCGGAGTTCATCAGATTACAGTGCAGTGGATGAGGTCAAGGAGAGGAAGAACGTGAATGCGAATGCGGCGGccacagcaacagcagcagtaTTCCAAGGGGTTTTTTGTCGAGATCTTGCCGTCGTTGGGAATTTGCTGTCGCAGGTTGGGTTTGACATTCCGATTCCGGTCAAATATGAAGCTTTGAGCTGCTAA